CTATAAAGAAACCATAAATGGGAGCCAAGCAACAAGACGCCAGCAGTGGAAATGGGGCAGGGTAGGGAAAAAAGCACTGAGATGAATTCAGACATGAATCACAAAGCGGCCACAACATTAAGAACCCCAAAACAAATTTGCCAGTATTTTTCCAAAAGATCTGCTGGAATCGGCAACTGTTGTTATAGGACCAATGACAAGATGAACGGGCTCTTCAGTTCTGGGTCCCACCCCACCTGTTGGAGGAGGTGCTGCCACCCCAGGCTGCTCTGGAGTGGTGGATTTGACCTCTGCTACTCCGGGAGGGGAGAGCCTCAACTACCCCGCAGCCTTCCTGTGACCTCTAAGCCACGTCAGTCCTGACCACGACAGGGCTAACAACCCCCCCCACGCAACTCCAGCCTCCAGATTACGTAGCTTTTATTGGAAAAATGTTTGGCATCCCAGTAAGTGCACTCAATGCACCTGCTGTCCACCTGGCACTAACTTCACCTATGGCTACTCCTCTGTAAGTAGGAAAATGCCTAATCAGGTAAATAAGAAAATGCATTATTTGGTTCCTCACCCCTCAGGACAGAAGTGAAGCTGGACGTCCCTACAACAGATGTTTTTTGCGGTATGACAAAAGTGAATGAATGATTATGGGAAACCACTTACAGGGAGAAACTGAAAGAACTATTTATGAACTGCTTGGAGAACAGTCTAAGATAGTGACTATGTAATCAGAGATACAGTTACTCAGTGAGAAATGTAACTGGGAAGTTCCAGTTACAAAGGTCAAatcaaatattaggaaaaaactgTGCAGTCAGTGGAGTGATTTAACTTTGCTGCAACGTGGTTCATCATTGGTTCCAAATAAAATAGTTCGTACTATCACTGGTTGCTCTCTGGCCCACAGACTTCATAATCTAATCTAAAACTCAGTGCAacaatgaaaatggagaaaaatggaagAGGAGAGTAATGTAAAACATGATTAGGAATTTGCTGAGGTGCTATAATCAAAGCAACTACATAGACAAGTGTTTTAGCATTTTGAGCAGGTGGGGGAAATCCTGTTCTTGCATGAGGACCTCAAATTTTTCttgacatttctgaaaaaaaccctTGATCTTGATGTGCtgattttccctttctccttgtgCTCTATAAATGCTTCTGCTAGAGGATGTTCCCTGTGCGGTCAGCCCAACTGCACTGACATGGCTTGGGGTATCTGTTTCTGAACAAGAAATGGAATAAGGCTTTACCGTGTTCATGTTCAACAGCAGGCCATCTTGTGCATACCACAAGCAGCAGGTCTCCACACAGGACAGGTCTGTCCTGTCTTCAAAACTGATCTGAGATAGAAGAGTGAACAAAAAGAGAGATGCTGACATAATATAAAGTAGGGCTGGAGGGGCTGTTGACAAAGTGCTGCTATTGTACTTTATTCTCTACTTGAGTAAACAGCATTCAAAATAGGTTAGTGAATTAGCAAATGTCACTACTAGTCTGCTTCATCGATGTGCAAGTTGTCCCTAGACACATGCTATCCGCAAATGGGCCATGCAGCCGGGGACGGGAGGCTGCAGGGGCGGAGAGGGCGGAGGGAGATTTTGGCTCTTTTGCAATTTGTTGCACTGCAACTCAACCTCGCTTACTTCCCTCCTGTGCTCTAGAGACCGCCCACCAGCGGAGCTGCTGGGGCACTATAGTCACAGGAATAACACAGATAAATGATTTAGCATTTTGAGCAGGAGAGGAAATTCTGCTCTCGCATGGGGGCCTCAGCCTAGTCCAACATCTTTCTTGCTGCTTGTGGAAAAACTCTTGATCTGGAGGTGCTGAAGAAGAGTACAGCTGTGCGCCCAGCTGTGCGCCCAGCTGTGCACGCCGCCCCGCGCTCTccccaggggcagggcgggccgggcaggctcccccagccccgccgggggtCAGCGCTCCCGCTGTGCACCCCCACGGGCAGCTCCCGCACACGCTGCCGTCGCGCCGCTGTTTGCCCCCTcctcccggcggcggccgccacgcacgggcggtgcggagcggtgcggtgcggtgcggtgcgggcggGCTCCCCGTCCGCGTCgggctcccgctgcggccgcgccgTCGCGGCAGCGCCTCGGCCCGCTCCACCTACcctgcccgggccgcgccgcgctgggccgcgccgggccgggcgggagagcggcggcggcggcggcggggcaccTCCGCCTGCCGCCGGCCGCGGagagcggcggggagcggcggggggcggcggggagcgcggcgcggcccggccgccccctcggCGCCCCTCCCGCCCGCGCCGGCCCCAACTCCTCAttggccgccgcgccgggggaggcggcgccgcgcgggcagcggcgccgcggtaTAAAGGCGAGGCGGGCtcggcggccgcgctcccgccgccccggccccgcgccggccccgcgccggccccgccatGCCGCGCGGGTTCCTCGTCAAGCGGAGCCGGCGGCCCGGCGGCTCCTACCGGGCGCGCCCTCGGGagcgggacccgccgccgccgccgccgccgccgccgccgccgcccgccgccgccgggggcagcCTCGCCGCCCGGcagggggcggaggaggaggaggagggcgaggaggaggagggcgctgccgccgccgccgccgccgccgccgccgtcgccgcctgccccgcgcccgcgcccgtcGCGGCGCCGtggccgcccggcggcggcggcgggagccccgggcgcGCCCCGCCGGAGGCGCCGGCtggctggggggcggcggggccctgcagcgccgcggggccccgcgcggctTTCTTCGAGCGGTGCCTCAGCTCGCCCGCGTCCGCCGAGTCCTTCCCGCTGGCCGCCTCCTTCCCGCCGGCCgagaagctgctgctgcagccccgcacgccgctgcccgccgcgccgccgggccccgcgctgaAGCGGCCCTCGAGGGCCAAGGCGccggccaagaaggccaaggcCACGCGGAAGCTGAGCTTCGCCGACGAGGTGACCACCTCGCCCGTGCTGGGGCTGCGCATCAAGGAGGAAGGGCCCGagggccggccggggccggggtcggggccgccgccggcggggcgcaCGCCGCTGGGCGAGTTCATCTGCCAGCTGTGCAAGGAGCAGTACGCGGACCCGCTGGCGCTGGCGCAGCACCGCTGCTCGCGCATCGTGCGCGTCGAGTACCGCTGCCCCGAGTGCCACAAGATCTTCAGCTGCCCCGCCAACCTGGCCTCGCACCGCCGCTGGCACAAGCCAcggcccggccccagcgccgacggcgccgccgccccgccgggcaaGGAGAACAGCCccgagcggcggccccgcggcgccgccccggcgccggcgccggcgccccgtCAGCACCGCGGCGCCGCGGACagcgccggcggcgcgggcgcgggcgcggcctTCGCCTGCCCCTGCTGCCAGAAGCGGTTCCGGCGGCAGGCCTACCTCCGCAAGCACCTGGGCACCCAcgaggcggcgcgggcggcggcctgCGGCCCGCCCCAGCGGGGGCCGCTCGCCTTCGCCTGCCCGCTCTGCGGCGCCCGCTTCCCCTCGGCGGACATCAGGGACAAGCACCGGCTGTGGCACGCCGTGCGCGACGAGCTGCTGCTGCCCGCGGCGCAGCccgagggcggcgcggcgggcggcgagccGCAGGGCTTCCCCTGCAAGCACTGCCCCGCCACCTTCTTCAGCGCGCCCGGCCTGGCGCGGCACGCCACCAAGTGCCACCCGCCGGAGGGCAGGCAGGTCCTGCTGCTCCAGGTGCCCGTCCGGCCGGGCTGCTAGGGccccatgggattcctccgagAGCCCGGGCGCGCCGAGCGAGCCCCGTCCAAGCTGCAGTTCCTATGGAAAGGCGCAATTTGTGCGTACGTGGCCACGAAGGCGGAGCGGCCGCCCGCACCCCATCTCCCCCCCAGCCTCCCGCCGCTGGGTAGCGGGACTCGTCGCCTCGTCACCGCGGCTGAAGttccgccgccgcgctgccgcgcgCGGGAGGGAGCCGGCGGGACGGCCCCCGGGTGCCGGTcccggtgcgcggcgcggcgcggcgcggccttgTGGCAGCGCGCACACACCGTCCCCAAGAGCGTCTGGCTGGACGCGGCACAGCCGAGGAAGCGGACGTCGACCCACTGAAAGTACATCTTCCATAGCTACTCTCATTCCCCGGATAGAAGTACAGCTGTACATATAATATTTAAAGAGAGGAATTATTTTTTTCGTGAGATAAAGGAGCCTGATCTAGTTACTTTGTTTTAATAGCAGCCCCTAAGCTTCAACATTTAATTTAttgtgaagtgttttgtttgctgtATCCTGTATTAAAATAGTCAAGAAGGTAAATGTTCATATTAAGTCAATGTCAAGTCATATAATAGCTAGCAAAACGTCTGGAAAATTAATCGTGCTGTCTGCTTATTAAAATAAGAGCTGTTGATCTTCTATAGCTAAGTATGCATCTCCTGCTTATTATGTGTTTCTGTACTCTAGCAACCGTGTGGTAGGCAAAACGTGCGTCTTCGGCAACTGCTGGTTTCAAAATCCGCTCTATTAGTGGCTTGTTAGTGCAGCATCGACAATAGCAAGAAGTGCGGTACGGTCTTTGCAGACCGTGCCAAGCCCTGCATCACACGTAGGTAATGGGCTCTGGTTAGCACCCAGCCTTTCGGGCAGCCTCCAACCCCTCTCCTCCACTATAAACACAAGCTCCTCTGAGTCTTCTGTAAACAGCTAAATTTAGAACATGAACCAGTCTTTTGATATGTTATTGAAGTGCAGACAACAGGCTACCTTCCTTCTCCCTAATTAGTCCTACCTTTAGCAAAGCAACCAAGAGCGTGTATTTCCTGGCTTTAGCAGTGGTCTGGCCAAACGCTTTAAAATATTGTAGAATTTATCAGCTACTGACATTGCAGCTTTATTCatttatctgtttgtttgttttcacatgCTAGTGCTTGTTTCCAAATGTGATAGCAGATGAGACCAAAAATAAGGACAGGCAAATTCAATACATGACTTGAAACAAAGCTAATGCTTTTCTTGAAGTCAGCAAGGAAAAGCGGGTCATTTGACAATTTCTGAACAGACGAACTGATCGCAGCCATAGCTTTTTTTATAATACTGTCTACGAAATGAgcatgcaaaatatttcagtcttttGATTAGCATCCTTTAAAGCAATCATTTCCCTAGTTTTGTATTCTGTTACACAAAAGTCATGTATATCATGCCTGAAGGCTGAAAGCAAGCTGCAAGTGCTTTATTTCAAATGTACtttgcagacttttttccttgttttggttCCAGGACTtggaaaaaatgaattaataCAATATAACCTAAAGCAGCCAAGGTGTTATGCCTGAGGAAGGTGGCTAAGCCTACAGCTCACCATTCTCATATACCAGAAATAAAACGTTACTTTTAAGTAAGTTGTGCATTTTCCAATCATTTATTGACAACTGAGGCTTAGACAAAAATACCCGTTTATCTCCTTAAATGAGTTCTCTTGTGGAGAAGGTCACtatgtttttttaaaccatcattCTCCTTTCTCTACTTGCACCGTCAAAGAACGGCTACAGATCACACAGAAACCTAATGATTATGACCTGTTCCCACAATTAGCACTTGAACAACCAGCCTGCAAGAGCGAATGCCCTGCACTTTGCATTATCTGAGGAGCTTCATGTATTGCATTTGCTGAATCTGGGGACAAGTTTTCAATACAGTTTTCATGCAACAGATACAGAAAGAGTTCCTAAATAACTAGTGTATACACCAAATTTCTAACATGAATGAAAACTAAGCTGTATATCACACTTACTGCTCCACCTGTAGTAAGCTGTTCTATAAAATGGAGCAAGAATCCAATCCCTGAGGTGAATGAATAACATACAAAAGGTGGtaagaatatttttattgtattattaAATAGCATGTCTTTTCTTTAACCATTACAAATTTGTAGATACTACATGAATGACAATACAGAATTTATATTTCTATTGTTGCTCATATGATATATTTACACATGCAGTTAGTACCGATGCCATGCTACATTTTGTTACAGCATTTTGTTGTTTGCCAGACTCAAAATGTGAGCATTTCATCTTCTGTAGGAAAATACCTCTGGATGGGTGGAATGCGTGTACTAATCTGCACTTACAAGGTTGGAATCATCAGCATTTCAGGTCAGACTCCTGGAGCATGCTCCCTTTTCTTACGCAGTACACATCATCAGAGCAATGAATTTACATCAggaaagtgcttttttttcttttttttttcagatgtgagAAACAATAATATACAGACCTGCAGCCTGGTGATAAAGGCTACAAAACATGAAACTTAATGGCATTTACTATTGATACCACTTTGAAAAGCaaacattataaaaatatttggaagccaAGCATAAGCAGAATTTcagcacagtgattttttttctggttttccgACATAGGTTATGGCATCACCTGCAGTTATGAAATGATACATTGCTTTGTGAAGAAAGAGTTGGTGCTACTAGCAAGTTAATTCGTTTGGACTCTGAAATGCTTGAAAgctgtttattttattcttaacatAAATAATCTGTACACATCCTGTGCATTAACAACATGACATCTGACAAGGACTTTACAAATGCAACTTCAATTTAAAATTGTACATTCATTTTCAAATTGtacatatttatttctttgttacAGAGAAAATTGCAATGGGGCATAATAAATATAGTGTAATCAAACTGCAGTCTCCAATTCCATATATGACTCAAGATCAACCAGAGTTAAAAATTACTACTGTTAGATATCATAATCATCCAGGAAGGTAAAAGGTGCAGAgaacaaacagcactgaaaaaaaaaaaaaaaaaaaaagcagcctggagtttgataaaaaacaaaagctaaaataTTAAAGTAAAATTCCAGTGTCACTGTTTAAAATAAACGTACAAAAAAGGGGTATGCTGGGAAAGGGACACACACACATTAGAGACATTATCGTTTAACTGAAAGCTGTGAGTCAGTGTGAGAAGGGCTGCCGCTCACTGTTTATTAGAAAGCTGCAGGTATCTCAACACTTAGGACTTGTTGGCTGAGCCAGAGGAGCGGCGTAGCTTCATGGACATTCGGCTCTTGCTAGTCCGAGGAGACATTGGAGAGGCTAAGTCTGTTCCATCCGCctgtgctgttgctgctgctggagtTTCTCCCAGCTGAGTCTCTGGGCAGAAGCCTGCAGAGGACAGCAAGAACCGTACCTGTCAGTGCCATCGTCCGCGCGCACAGCAAGGGGAGCTATACACAAGGGGCAAACAGGAATTTCAGTGCTGCTGTCAATCCCACAGCATATACTAGCCCTTTACCAGCTGTGGGAGACCATACCATACATGGAGCTAGCAACTGCCACAAATTCACCTCTAGAGAAAAGATGATGCCAGAAACAACTCAGCTACAAGACTGCAGAAAACCCTCACTCCCTGCAACTGAGACAGCACTGAAACGGGCAACATTATCCTGCCAACCAGGAGAACAAACACCTCAAGTTCCCTAGCAGTGATGGGGAGTTTTAACCCAGAAGAATTCAATCTTTAATGAGAACATGAAGGTTAACAGCTCATTGCGCATGAAGGGAGTTCTGGGAATGCAACTGAAAAGGTGGAGTGAATTGGGGGTGACTCGGGAGAGCAAATAATCTTCTCCCATCTAATCATGAGTCAGAGCTTCAAAAGGTAAATTCCTACAGGGCCCACAAGGCAGAAGCTTGAACAGATCATACTAACCAGATGCACTATACATCACATTTTCTTTGTAAAAGGAACAAGATGAATTTGAGACTACAGTATGCAGTTCATTACCCAAGCACCCAGAGCTACTCTACAGTGGGCCGAGTCCTTTTTTCAAGAGCTCTTCTCCTTACAAGCAAACTATCAGAATCTTCCATCTCAAAATTCTTTTCCATAAAGAgatacaaaaggaaaaggagaaaatatgaAATCAGAATTACATTCTCCTTCCtgtgtacaggaaaaaaaattaacactatgGACTCACATACACAAAActaaactgtattttaattagCTATTTATAGAGACTGACAGACTGATTGAACTCAATTACCTCAATCCCTACTGATCACTTTTGACCTGTACAAATTATGGATGGAAGCCTAGTCCTGTAGAATTCAATAGAAAAAACCCCTGCTGACTTCAGTAAGCCAGAATGTCATTTGCTATTTCTTTCACACCATATTACTAGTGgtaattctttaaaataataatgcaaTAATCAGAACTAAAGATCTCTCTCCCTCAGCATATGTTTCATATATAATGGGtgcaaaaaaacattcaaaactgaacataatttattttgaaagattcctctaaaataaaatcacaggTCATTTGTCATGAACCTAACTGATTTAGCAACCTGGATGTCTGCCTTGTCTGGTCCATCATCTGCCTGCTCCAAAGAGACGACACAATACTTTCTACCTTGTTCAAACTGACATGACCCATCGAAGtgacagggaggaaaaagggctGTTATTTGTACCCCAGCTGGTGACAGTAATTCTGTTCATGAACTAGGTACTTCACTGCCAAACAATCTGGAAAAACATGATAATGTCTGACTCACTGtgccttataaaaaaaaaaaggcaagcagggAAACATGCGCTCTCATTTTCTGAAATTCTATCTTGTTCTAATTTTACAAGGaattaaagcatttcaaatggTGGAAGTTAGAGAATAGAAAATAACCGTTGTTGTTTTGCACAGCATACCATTCACAGCTAGCGTGAAAGACCTTCCGTTTCAAGCCTTTGCCCTTTACCTTGATGTGGCCAATGCTTTCTAGTGGAGGTTTtggaaggagaagaaatatcacagcatttctttctttgttgAGAATGAAGAAGTGATGAGGAAGGAGAAGTGGAAAGAAgtgaggaagggggaggagaaaagataaaagataaCAGGTGTGAGACATGAGACACGAACTGCAAAGATTGAAGGGTATTAACAGATGAGCACAGGAAACAGAATTCAGAATTTCATTATGTAATTGCTGTTCATGCTACAGGTTAAAGAGAGTGATGAGTTAGTTATGTGCAATGAAGCAACAGCTCTGAAATCAGGTGTCATACTTACCAACTAAGCATtacaagaaaaaaggaagagagagagaaagaaaagaattctaTAACATTATCTAGATCCAGCAACCTTTTTATAGCAACTGAGATACATCCTAAACATTGTCTCAAATCCTTTCTTAAAGTCTGTGAAAACagttaaatacacacacacacacacaatctagaaggaaaaacaaatggcAACTTGATATATGGCTTCTGCTCCCCAGCTGTTTCACATTTTTAAGTATGCTAGAATTACAGCCAGTCTCAACATGAGACTCCTGAAAtcatgcaaagaagaaaaaaaccctaatatttAAGCTAGTTAGTCCGAGTCAAAGGGTAAAATTGTAGTGTGAAATTTTATTCAATATGACACTCTTGATAAAGAACACCTTTAAAAATTCACTGTCTTGATTAAGGTATTATTCTTGTCATCTTAAAAATTTGTTTATAATTCCTGTAGACAGAGAACAGAAAGCACGGATTTACATGTAATCCCATTTTTAAAAAACTGACTCGGATTTATTGAGGAACAGAAGACATACAAAGTGATTTTCACATCTGAACATATCACACCAGAAGAGTGAAGAATAATggcacttaaaatatattttagtctgATAGCAATCAACAGACTGTTTAATAACTCAATTTCTTTGGATTTTAGatatgaatatatatacacacacacacgcacatacacatatGTGGATATTCAATGTGGTATATATAaatgttgtgtttttttcccccctcgcaGTTTTAAAATCTTTAGTGTAAAATGTTATATCTTTATATTTCTATACAAAGAAATGTTTAGTTACCCCAAATATAAAAATAGAGTTAAATAAAAGGCTTTGTTGATAACTGACTTAGAACCAGaaagtattaaataaaaaaaagatctattaacattttaaagagTTTGAAAAATGTCAGAGAgcgattcattttttttttcatctcctaGGCTTGACAATAGACCAGACTGGTATAAAGAAATTTGATGAGCTATGATATTTTG
This is a stretch of genomic DNA from Apteryx mantelli isolate bAptMan1 chromosome 4, bAptMan1.hap1, whole genome shotgun sequence. It encodes these proteins:
- the INSM2 gene encoding insulinoma-associated protein 2 translates to MPRGFLVKRSRRPGGSYRARPRERDPPPPPPPPPPPPAAAGGSLAARQGAEEEEEGEEEEGAAAAAAAAAAVAACPAPAPVAAPWPPGGGGGSPGRAPPEAPAGWGAAGPCSAAGPRAAFFERCLSSPASAESFPLAASFPPAEKLLLQPRTPLPAAPPGPALKRPSRAKAPAKKAKATRKLSFADEVTTSPVLGLRIKEEGPEGRPGPGSGPPPAGRTPLGEFICQLCKEQYADPLALAQHRCSRIVRVEYRCPECHKIFSCPANLASHRRWHKPRPGPSADGAAAPPGKENSPERRPRGAAPAPAPAPRQHRGAADSAGGAGAGAAFACPCCQKRFRRQAYLRKHLGTHEAARAAACGPPQRGPLAFACPLCGARFPSADIRDKHRLWHAVRDELLLPAAQPEGGAAGGEPQGFPCKHCPATFFSAPGLARHATKCHPPEGRQVLLLQVPVRPGC